A region from the Oryzias latipes chromosome 20, ASM223467v1 genome encodes:
- the rreb1 gene encoding ras-responsive element-binding protein 1 isoform X2, with protein sequence MSRRKQPSPNKVRLMENATEELQLEGGATAELHKEEAELKEKIPQQEPKEAMNGVLENAKEAAGGEELSSINAMMSAVMSAAGTINGGDADNESGAASGNSSAGPSPSPSPGKLVTAATRAPPSRNARRTQDAKDDSSAYICPLCDKNCQTQHQLTMHIRQHNADTGATDHSCSICGKCLSSASSLDRHMLVHSGERPYKCSVCGQTFTTNGNMHRHMKIHEKDPASGLLPISSPPSPTKRRRPSVKRRQAQEEENEDEPQSKKVMEDGVAEEEAVGAGLGSEEELLPCPICFKTCSSRLDLDAHMDSHPDTALRCDLCCLSFRTHRGLLRHNAGVHKLLPQDPNGRPFIQNNPSIPTGFNDLAFIDFSCKKFAQIAQVWCETNLRRCISKFHRFVCDGCDKAFPLRSALELHESTSHPDAPAAADGAKEKGEEGGAAENGIEGGQNAEAPPPIQASFLEGLGLLHVSKVKSGPTDDEIHQAHLDSIKVIHVEPPSSSLPQEPASAFLSGGLGLTLGLGVSGLAALSIPLLEASSSVLQGLSQGDALRLLSLQPFQKGFLLQPDGGASAASSGAKPGDAGGSEIMELADIQQILKVAAAAPNQMGLPPLAKAPGFAAGPSQKAMPPLKPKPPNSPCSSLTATTPPPLQSSQQASLGCISPGLPPPTPHKAPPSAGTAGQVDAESLGDSPVSDSPPMNEEAGHGGRKPGTKGGASTGSVKGSYPCRFCNEVFAFSGVLQAHMRFHLGILPHQCNICDYVAPDKATLIRHLRTHSGERPYVCRVCHYPFTVKANCERHLRKKHAKTSRKDIEKNIKYVTSTTTISAPITPTPDSETGCGGAETTCRFCGEDLKSYRALQIHLRTHNGCQKKPFECRRCGAAFLAKRNCIHHLLKQHPEVQEREIEEHIATLLPASAAVMAARTAPPNGLSPAQVLSAVKVEELPHLVYPADLDQPLDFSAKGLGSRGGSPAVKVESFDCSALDQPIDLSIPSKRQRREAGPDRADIKTEQSGGLEQTHAVTSSKDEKVMSGLHPHPQLGCYQLPPGSTPPPTPLAGPARAQRLKPLLPKPASSTASPPSLKELPPLASIAQIISSVSTAQDLLKREAPSLDAKPHLPTASVNPPVDASGAAAAHSEEAPDGRRSRKKPASVGGKEKPGAIDLESSGEFASVEKMLATTDANKFSPFLKTGAGDLAGKRDPDRMAGGAEEKEGGAAEEVKPTAPQSKGKKNAYSNSVQKMTCPFCPRVFPWASSLQRHMLTHTGQKPFPCPRCDAFFSTKSNCERHLLRKHGVTHRTLRRNGIIEKKDGDEGSHESAESQSETEQVTPEAQVNVDANPAPAGDNPSPCEGTQLSPTHKSNQDSSLSAEQLQEETPEQLDQQEAPEPPAAPAKQHLPTGKVESTDDEDCHSNKSLDLNFGKKLIDFKLTTSSSGSAPQDEQPASSSPPSGSATPEPTETPEEKEKLTASPSPACSSALRSESKHVCHVCRKSFRYATTLARHERAHVSEETPADEAPPMKKEEPTESKAAEEETEDKELDMEDGGKGGDSEGGETGESEEEKEKEERSDEETSEPKSSEGGEAAGGRVDKRKKICSVCGKRFWSLQDLTRHMRSHTGERPYKCQTCERTFTLKHSLVRHQRIHQKLRGADGSSAANDDASEDGDSCTPTPTSTCPPSENESECGSTVVGAKELEEEDAAKEDGEGQQEDLPATEADVPAKQPDSEPEQHQEPEPNSAAPSTDQQATDSNTSIDSQAASPKDPPTPSSSPAGDAPTPPSTQGFIQGLLEIHSKPPLEHIVPNGKPPLVGVD encoded by the exons TCATGGAGAACGCCACAGAGGAGCTGCAGTTGGAGGGAGGAGCTACTGCTGAGCTCCACAAGGAAGAGGCGGAGCTAAAAGAGAAAATACCTCAACAGGAGCCAAAAG AAGCCATGAACGGCGTGCTGGAGAATGCCAAGGAGGCGGCGGGAGGAGAAGAGCTGTCCTCCATCAACGCCATGATGTCAGCCGTGATGTCAGCGGCGGGGACCATCAACGGAGGGGACGCAGATAACGAGAGCGGAGCAGCGTCGGGGAACTCCTCTGCTGGCCCCTCCCCCAG TCCCTCACCCGGCAAGTTAGTGACGGCCGCAACGAGAGCTCCGCCCAGCCGCAACGCAAGACGCACCCAG GACGCCAAAGACGACAGCTCCGCCTACATCTGCCCGCTTTGCGACAAGAACTGCCAGACTCAGCACCAGCTGACCATGCACATCCGACAG CACAACGCCGACACCGGCGCCACCGACCACTCCTGCAGCATCTGTGGGAAGTGCCTGAGCTCGGCCTCGTCGCTGGACAGACACATGCTGGTGCACAGCGGCGAGCGGCCGTACAAGTGCAGCGTCTGCGGGCAGACCTTCACCACCAACGGAAACATGCACAG ACACATGAAGATCCACGAGAAGGACCCCGCCAGCGGCCTGCTGCCCATCagcagccccccctcccccaccaaaCGCCGCCGCCCCTCCGTGAAAAGGAGGCAGgcccaggaggaggagaacgAAGACGAACCGCAGAGCAAGAAG GTGATGGAGGACGGCGTGGCCGAGGAGGAGGctgtgggggcggggctagGCTCAGAGGAGGAGCTGCTACCGTGTCCAATCTGCTTCAAGACCTGCAGCTCCAGACTGGACCTGGATGCTCACATGGACTCGCACCCTGACACCGCCCTGAG GTGTGACCTCTGCTGCTTGTCTTTCCGAACCCACCGTGGGTTACTGCGCCACAACGCGGGGGTTCACAAACTCCTCCCCCAGGACCCCAACGGCCGCCCTTTCATCCAGAACAACCCCTCCATCCCCACCGGCTTCAACGACCTGGCCTTCATCGACTTCTCCTGCAAGAAGTTTGCTCAGATTGCGCAG GTCTGGTGCGAGACGAATTTGCGGCGCTGCATCAGTAAGTTCCATCGCTTCGTCTGCGACGGCTGCGACAAGGCCTTCCCGCTGCGCTCGGCGCTGGAGCTACATGAAAGCACCTCCCACCCCGACGCTCCTGCTGCCGCTGACGGCGCCAAAGAGAAGGGCGAGGAAGGCGGAGCAGCTGAAAACGGCATTGAAGGAGGGCAGAATgctgaagccccgcccccaatTCAGGCCAGCTTCCTGGAGGGTCTGGGCCTCCTGCACGTGTCAAAG GTCAAATCTGGCCCCACTGATGACGAGATCCACCAGGCCCACTTGGACAGTATAAAGGTGATTCATGTGGAGcccccctcctccagcctccccCAAGAACCCGCCTCCGCCTTCCTCTCTGGAGGTCTGGGGTTAACCCTGGGTCTGGGGGTGAGCGGGCTGGCTGCTCTGAGCATCCCGCTGCTGGAGGCGTCCAGCTCCGTCCTGCAGGGTTTGTCTCAGGGGGACGCGCTGCGGCTGCTGTCCCTGCAGCCGTTCCAGAAGGGCTTCCTGCTGCAGCCTGACGGGGGCGCCAGCGCCGCCTCCTCTGGCGCCAAGCCCGGGGACGCGGGCGGAAGCGAGATCATGGAGCTGGCGGACATCCAGCAGATCCTCAAAGTGGCAGCCGCTGCACCCAATCAGATGGGACTGCCGCCTCTGGCCAAAGCCCCAGGATTCGCTGCAG GTCCAAGTCAGAAGGCGATGCCCCCGCTGAAACCCAAACCCCCCAACAGCCCCTGTTCCAGCCTGACGGCAACCACTCCACCCCCCCTGCAGAGCTCCCAGCAGGCCTCTCTGGGCTGCATCAGCCCCGGCctgccaccccccaccccccacaagGCGCCCCCGTCAGCCGGGACTGCGGGACAGGTGGATGCAGAAAGCCTGGGTGACTCCCCGGTCTCCGACTCGCCGCCCATGAACGAGGAGGCGGGGCATGGAGGAAGGAAGCCGGGGACCAAAGGGGGGGCCAGCACCGGCTCGGTCAAAGGCTCGTACCCCTGCCGCTTCTGCAACGAAGTGTTCGCCTTCTCCGGCGTCCTGCAGGCTCACATGCGCTTCCACCTGGGAATCCTCCCCCACCAATGCAACATTTGCGACTATGTGGCGCCGGACAAGGCCACGCTGATCCGCCACCTGCGCACACACAGCGGGGAGCGGCCGTACGTCTGCCGCGTCTGCCACTACCCCTTCACTGTCAAGGCCAACTGCGAGCGCCACCTGAGAAAGAAGCACGCCAAGACCTCCAGGAAGGACATTGAGAAGAACATCAAGTATGtcacctccaccaccaccatctcCGCCCCCATCACCCCCACACCAGACTCAGAAACGGGCTGCGGCGGAGCGGAAACCACCTGCCGTTTCTGCGGCGAGGACCTGAAGAGCTACCGCGCGCTGCAGATCCACCTTCGCACGCACAACGGCTGCCAGAAGAAGCCGTTCGAGTGCCGGCGCTGCGGCGCCGCCTTCCTGGCCAAGCGGAACTGCATCCACCACCTGCTGAAGCAGCACCCCGAGGTGCAGGAGCGGGAAATCGAGGAGCACATTGCCACGCTGCTGCCCGCCAGCGCCGCCGTCATGGCCGCCCGCACCGCTCCACCGAACGGGCTGAGTCCAGCTCAGGTTCTGTCGGCGGTGAAGGTGGAGGAGCTGCCCCACCTGGTTTACCCCGCAGACCTGGACCAGCCGCTCGACTTCTCCGCCAAGGGCCTCGGCAGCCGGGGGGGTTCTCCTGCAGTGAAGGTTGAGAGCTTCGACTGCTCTGCCCTGGACCAGCCCATCGACCTCTCCATCCCCAGCAAGCGCCAGCGAAGGGAGGCGGGGCCTGACAGGGCAGACATCAAGACGGAGCAGAGCGGCGGCCTGGAGCAGACGCACGCCGTCACGTCGTCCAAGGACGAAAAGGTGATGAGCGGGctgcacccccacccccagttGGGCTGCTATCAGCTTCCGCCTGGTTCCACTCCTCCCCCCACCCCACTCGCCGGCCCAGCACGCGCCCAGCGCCTCAAACCGCTGCTGCCCAAACCCGCCTCCTCCACGGCGTCTCCGCCCTCCCTGAAGGAGCTGCCCCCGCTGGCCTCCATCGCGCAGATCATCAGCTCCGTCTCCACCGCGCAGGACCTGCTGAAAAGGGAGGCGCCCTCTCTGGACGCTAAACCCCATCTGCCCACCGCCTCTGTAAACCCCCCCGTAGACGCGTCCGGCGCTGCAGCCGCTCATAGTGAGGAGGCGCCCGACGGCAG GCGGTCTCGGAAGAAGCCGGCCTCGGTGGGGGGGAAGGAAAAGCCCGGCGCCATCGACCTGGAGTCCAGCGGGGAGTTTGCGAGCGTGGAGAAGATGCTGGCGACCACCGACGCCAACAAGTTCAGCCCCTTCCTGAAGACCGGAGCGGGAGACCTGGCTGGAAAGAGAG aCCCGGACAGGATggcaggaggagcagaggagaaggagggaggAGCAGCGGAGGAGGTGAAGCCCACAGCTCCTCAGTCCAAAGGGAAGAAGAACGCCTACTCCAACTCTGTCCAGAAGATGACCTGCCCCTTCTGCCCCCGCGTCTTCCCCTGGGCCAGCTCGCTGCAGCGCCACATGCTGACGCACACGG GTCAGAAACCGTTTCCGTGTCCGCGCTGTGACGCCTTCTTTTCCACCAAGTCCAACTGTGAGCGCCACCTGCTGCGCAAACACGGCGTGACCCACCGGACGCTGCGCCGCAACGGCATCATTGAGAAGAAGGACGGAGACGAGGGCTCGCACGAGAGCGCAG AGAGCCAGTCGGAGACGGAGCAGGTGACCCCAGAAGCACAGGTCAACGTGGACGCTAACCCCGCCCCCGCTGGGGATAACCCCTCCCCTTGTGAAGGCACACAGCTAAGCCCCACCCACAAATCTAACCAAG ACTCCAGcctgtctgcagagcagctgcaggaggagaccCCCGAGCAGCTCGACCAGCAGGAGGCGCCGGAGCCCCCAGCAGCTCCTGCTAAACAGCATCTGCCCACTGGAAAG GTGGAGAGCACCGATGATGAAGACTGTCACAGCAACAAGAGTCTGGACCTAAACTTTGGCAAAAAGCTCATCGACTTTAAGCTCACCACGTCGTCCTCAGGCTCCGCCCCTCAGGATGAACAGCCCGCCTCCTCCTCGCCACCCTCTGGCTCAGCCACGCCCGAGCCCACGGAGACCCCCgaggagaaggagaaactgACGGCCTCTCCCTCCCCAGCCTGCAGCTCGGCTCTGAGGTCGGAGTCCAAACACGTCTGTCACGTCTGCAGGAAGAGCTTCCGCTACGCCACCACACTCGCTCGCCACGAGAGAGCCCACGTCTCCGAGGAGACGCCCGCAGACGAAGCCCCGCCCATGAAGAAAGAGGAGCCAACAGAGAGCAAAGCTGCTGAAGAGGAGACGGAAGACAAGGAGCTGGACATGGAGGACGGAGGGAAGGGAGGAGACAGCGAAGGAGGAGAGACTGGAGAGtcagaggaggagaaagagaagGAGGAGAGGAGTGACGAGGAGACGTCAGAACCAAAGAGCTCAGAGGGAGGGGAGGCGGCGGGGGGGCGGGTCGACAAGAGGAAGAAGATCTGCTCTGTGTGCGGGAAAAGGTTCTGGTCCCTACAGGACCTGACCCGGCACATGAGGTCGCACACAG GGGAGCGGCCGTACAAGTGCCAGACCTGCGAGAGGACCTTCACGCTGAAGCACAGCCTGGTCCGACACCAGAGGATCCACCAGAAGCTGCGGGGCGCAGACGGCTCGTCCGCCGCCAACGATGACGCCAGCGAGGACGGGGACTCttgcacccccacccccacctccacGTGCCCCCCCTCAGAGAACGAGAGCGAGTGCGGCAGTACCGTCGTCGGGGCCAAGGAGCTGGAAGAGGAGGACGCCGCGAAGGAGGACGGCGAGGGTCAGCAGGAGGATCTGCCCGCCACGGAGGCGGACGTTCCCGCCAAGCAGCCCGATTCAGAACCTGAGCAGCACCAGGAACCAGAACCGAACTCCGCAGCGCCTTCCACTGACCAGCAAGCTACTGATTCAAACACCAGCATCGACTCGCAGGCGGCATCCCCCAAAGACCCCCCCACGCCGTCCAGCTCCCCAGCTGGAGACGCCCCTACGCCCCCCAGCACTCAAGGCTTCATCCAGGGGCTGCTGGAGATCCACAGCAAGCCCCCACTGGAGCACATAGTTCCCAACGGAAAGCCTCCTCTGGTGGGGGTAGACTGA
- the rreb1 gene encoding ras-responsive element-binding protein 1 isoform X1, producing MSRRKQPSPNKVRLMENATEELQLEGGATAELHKEEAELKEKIPQQEPKEAMNGVLENAKEAAGGEELSSINAMMSAVMSAAGTINGGDADNESGAASGNSSAGPSPSPSPGKLVTAATRAPPSRNARRTQDAKDDSSAYICPLCDKNCQTQHQLTMHIRQHNADTGATDHSCSICGKCLSSASSLDRHMLVHSGERPYKCSVCGQTFTTNGNMHRHMKIHEKDPASGLLPISSPPSPTKRRRPSVKRRQAQEEENEDEPQSKKVMEDGVAEEEAVGAGLGSEEELLPCPICFKTCSSRLDLDAHMDSHPDTALRCDLCCLSFRTHRGLLRHNAGVHKLLPQDPNGRPFIQNNPSIPTGFNDLAFIDFSCKKFAQIAQVWCETNLRRCISKFHRFVCDGCDKAFPLRSALELHESTSHPDAPAAADGAKEKGEEGGAAENGIEGGQNAEAPPPIQASFLEGLGLLHVSKVKSGPTDDEIHQAHLDSIKVIHVEPPSSSLPQEPASAFLSGGLGLTLGLGVSGLAALSIPLLEASSSVLQGLSQGDALRLLSLQPFQKGFLLQPDGGASAASSGAKPGDAGGSEIMELADIQQILKVAAAAPNQMGLPPLAKAPGFAAGPSQKAMPPLKPKPPNSPCSSLTATTPPPLQSSQQASLGCISPGLPPPTPHKAPPSAGTAGQVDAESLGDSPVSDSPPMNEEAGHGGRKPGTKGGASTGSVKGSYPCRFCNEVFAFSGVLQAHMRFHLGILPHQCNICDYVAPDKATLIRHLRTHSGERPYVCRVCHYPFTVKANCERHLRKKHAKTSRKDIEKNIKYVTSTTTISAPITPTPDSETGCGGAETTCRFCGEDLKSYRALQIHLRTHNGCQKKPFECRRCGAAFLAKRNCIHHLLKQHPEVQEREIEEHIATLLPASAAVMAARTAPPNGLSPAQVLSAVKVEELPHLVYPADLDQPLDFSAKGLGSRGGSPAVKVESFDCSALDQPIDLSIPSKRQRREAGPDRADIKTEQSGGLEQTHAVTSSKDEKVMSGLHPHPQLGCYQLPPGSTPPPTPLAGPARAQRLKPLLPKPASSTASPPSLKELPPLASIAQIISSVSTAQDLLKREAPSLDAKPHLPTASVNPPVDASGAAAAHSEEAPDGRRRSRKKPASVGGKEKPGAIDLESSGEFASVEKMLATTDANKFSPFLKTGAGDLAGKRDPDRMAGGAEEKEGGAAEEVKPTAPQSKGKKNAYSNSVQKMTCPFCPRVFPWASSLQRHMLTHTGQKPFPCPRCDAFFSTKSNCERHLLRKHGVTHRTLRRNGIIEKKDGDEGSHESAESQSETEQVTPEAQVNVDANPAPAGDNPSPCEGTQLSPTHKSNQDSSLSAEQLQEETPEQLDQQEAPEPPAAPAKQHLPTGKVESTDDEDCHSNKSLDLNFGKKLIDFKLTTSSSGSAPQDEQPASSSPPSGSATPEPTETPEEKEKLTASPSPACSSALRSESKHVCHVCRKSFRYATTLARHERAHVSEETPADEAPPMKKEEPTESKAAEEETEDKELDMEDGGKGGDSEGGETGESEEEKEKEERSDEETSEPKSSEGGEAAGGRVDKRKKICSVCGKRFWSLQDLTRHMRSHTGERPYKCQTCERTFTLKHSLVRHQRIHQKLRGADGSSAANDDASEDGDSCTPTPTSTCPPSENESECGSTVVGAKELEEEDAAKEDGEGQQEDLPATEADVPAKQPDSEPEQHQEPEPNSAAPSTDQQATDSNTSIDSQAASPKDPPTPSSSPAGDAPTPPSTQGFIQGLLEIHSKPPLEHIVPNGKPPLVGVD from the exons TCATGGAGAACGCCACAGAGGAGCTGCAGTTGGAGGGAGGAGCTACTGCTGAGCTCCACAAGGAAGAGGCGGAGCTAAAAGAGAAAATACCTCAACAGGAGCCAAAAG AAGCCATGAACGGCGTGCTGGAGAATGCCAAGGAGGCGGCGGGAGGAGAAGAGCTGTCCTCCATCAACGCCATGATGTCAGCCGTGATGTCAGCGGCGGGGACCATCAACGGAGGGGACGCAGATAACGAGAGCGGAGCAGCGTCGGGGAACTCCTCTGCTGGCCCCTCCCCCAG TCCCTCACCCGGCAAGTTAGTGACGGCCGCAACGAGAGCTCCGCCCAGCCGCAACGCAAGACGCACCCAG GACGCCAAAGACGACAGCTCCGCCTACATCTGCCCGCTTTGCGACAAGAACTGCCAGACTCAGCACCAGCTGACCATGCACATCCGACAG CACAACGCCGACACCGGCGCCACCGACCACTCCTGCAGCATCTGTGGGAAGTGCCTGAGCTCGGCCTCGTCGCTGGACAGACACATGCTGGTGCACAGCGGCGAGCGGCCGTACAAGTGCAGCGTCTGCGGGCAGACCTTCACCACCAACGGAAACATGCACAG ACACATGAAGATCCACGAGAAGGACCCCGCCAGCGGCCTGCTGCCCATCagcagccccccctcccccaccaaaCGCCGCCGCCCCTCCGTGAAAAGGAGGCAGgcccaggaggaggagaacgAAGACGAACCGCAGAGCAAGAAG GTGATGGAGGACGGCGTGGCCGAGGAGGAGGctgtgggggcggggctagGCTCAGAGGAGGAGCTGCTACCGTGTCCAATCTGCTTCAAGACCTGCAGCTCCAGACTGGACCTGGATGCTCACATGGACTCGCACCCTGACACCGCCCTGAG GTGTGACCTCTGCTGCTTGTCTTTCCGAACCCACCGTGGGTTACTGCGCCACAACGCGGGGGTTCACAAACTCCTCCCCCAGGACCCCAACGGCCGCCCTTTCATCCAGAACAACCCCTCCATCCCCACCGGCTTCAACGACCTGGCCTTCATCGACTTCTCCTGCAAGAAGTTTGCTCAGATTGCGCAG GTCTGGTGCGAGACGAATTTGCGGCGCTGCATCAGTAAGTTCCATCGCTTCGTCTGCGACGGCTGCGACAAGGCCTTCCCGCTGCGCTCGGCGCTGGAGCTACATGAAAGCACCTCCCACCCCGACGCTCCTGCTGCCGCTGACGGCGCCAAAGAGAAGGGCGAGGAAGGCGGAGCAGCTGAAAACGGCATTGAAGGAGGGCAGAATgctgaagccccgcccccaatTCAGGCCAGCTTCCTGGAGGGTCTGGGCCTCCTGCACGTGTCAAAG GTCAAATCTGGCCCCACTGATGACGAGATCCACCAGGCCCACTTGGACAGTATAAAGGTGATTCATGTGGAGcccccctcctccagcctccccCAAGAACCCGCCTCCGCCTTCCTCTCTGGAGGTCTGGGGTTAACCCTGGGTCTGGGGGTGAGCGGGCTGGCTGCTCTGAGCATCCCGCTGCTGGAGGCGTCCAGCTCCGTCCTGCAGGGTTTGTCTCAGGGGGACGCGCTGCGGCTGCTGTCCCTGCAGCCGTTCCAGAAGGGCTTCCTGCTGCAGCCTGACGGGGGCGCCAGCGCCGCCTCCTCTGGCGCCAAGCCCGGGGACGCGGGCGGAAGCGAGATCATGGAGCTGGCGGACATCCAGCAGATCCTCAAAGTGGCAGCCGCTGCACCCAATCAGATGGGACTGCCGCCTCTGGCCAAAGCCCCAGGATTCGCTGCAG GTCCAAGTCAGAAGGCGATGCCCCCGCTGAAACCCAAACCCCCCAACAGCCCCTGTTCCAGCCTGACGGCAACCACTCCACCCCCCCTGCAGAGCTCCCAGCAGGCCTCTCTGGGCTGCATCAGCCCCGGCctgccaccccccaccccccacaagGCGCCCCCGTCAGCCGGGACTGCGGGACAGGTGGATGCAGAAAGCCTGGGTGACTCCCCGGTCTCCGACTCGCCGCCCATGAACGAGGAGGCGGGGCATGGAGGAAGGAAGCCGGGGACCAAAGGGGGGGCCAGCACCGGCTCGGTCAAAGGCTCGTACCCCTGCCGCTTCTGCAACGAAGTGTTCGCCTTCTCCGGCGTCCTGCAGGCTCACATGCGCTTCCACCTGGGAATCCTCCCCCACCAATGCAACATTTGCGACTATGTGGCGCCGGACAAGGCCACGCTGATCCGCCACCTGCGCACACACAGCGGGGAGCGGCCGTACGTCTGCCGCGTCTGCCACTACCCCTTCACTGTCAAGGCCAACTGCGAGCGCCACCTGAGAAAGAAGCACGCCAAGACCTCCAGGAAGGACATTGAGAAGAACATCAAGTATGtcacctccaccaccaccatctcCGCCCCCATCACCCCCACACCAGACTCAGAAACGGGCTGCGGCGGAGCGGAAACCACCTGCCGTTTCTGCGGCGAGGACCTGAAGAGCTACCGCGCGCTGCAGATCCACCTTCGCACGCACAACGGCTGCCAGAAGAAGCCGTTCGAGTGCCGGCGCTGCGGCGCCGCCTTCCTGGCCAAGCGGAACTGCATCCACCACCTGCTGAAGCAGCACCCCGAGGTGCAGGAGCGGGAAATCGAGGAGCACATTGCCACGCTGCTGCCCGCCAGCGCCGCCGTCATGGCCGCCCGCACCGCTCCACCGAACGGGCTGAGTCCAGCTCAGGTTCTGTCGGCGGTGAAGGTGGAGGAGCTGCCCCACCTGGTTTACCCCGCAGACCTGGACCAGCCGCTCGACTTCTCCGCCAAGGGCCTCGGCAGCCGGGGGGGTTCTCCTGCAGTGAAGGTTGAGAGCTTCGACTGCTCTGCCCTGGACCAGCCCATCGACCTCTCCATCCCCAGCAAGCGCCAGCGAAGGGAGGCGGGGCCTGACAGGGCAGACATCAAGACGGAGCAGAGCGGCGGCCTGGAGCAGACGCACGCCGTCACGTCGTCCAAGGACGAAAAGGTGATGAGCGGGctgcacccccacccccagttGGGCTGCTATCAGCTTCCGCCTGGTTCCACTCCTCCCCCCACCCCACTCGCCGGCCCAGCACGCGCCCAGCGCCTCAAACCGCTGCTGCCCAAACCCGCCTCCTCCACGGCGTCTCCGCCCTCCCTGAAGGAGCTGCCCCCGCTGGCCTCCATCGCGCAGATCATCAGCTCCGTCTCCACCGCGCAGGACCTGCTGAAAAGGGAGGCGCCCTCTCTGGACGCTAAACCCCATCTGCCCACCGCCTCTGTAAACCCCCCCGTAGACGCGTCCGGCGCTGCAGCCGCTCATAGTGAGGAGGCGCCCGACGGCAG AAGGCGGTCTCGGAAGAAGCCGGCCTCGGTGGGGGGGAAGGAAAAGCCCGGCGCCATCGACCTGGAGTCCAGCGGGGAGTTTGCGAGCGTGGAGAAGATGCTGGCGACCACCGACGCCAACAAGTTCAGCCCCTTCCTGAAGACCGGAGCGGGAGACCTGGCTGGAAAGAGAG aCCCGGACAGGATggcaggaggagcagaggagaaggagggaggAGCAGCGGAGGAGGTGAAGCCCACAGCTCCTCAGTCCAAAGGGAAGAAGAACGCCTACTCCAACTCTGTCCAGAAGATGACCTGCCCCTTCTGCCCCCGCGTCTTCCCCTGGGCCAGCTCGCTGCAGCGCCACATGCTGACGCACACGG GTCAGAAACCGTTTCCGTGTCCGCGCTGTGACGCCTTCTTTTCCACCAAGTCCAACTGTGAGCGCCACCTGCTGCGCAAACACGGCGTGACCCACCGGACGCTGCGCCGCAACGGCATCATTGAGAAGAAGGACGGAGACGAGGGCTCGCACGAGAGCGCAG AGAGCCAGTCGGAGACGGAGCAGGTGACCCCAGAAGCACAGGTCAACGTGGACGCTAACCCCGCCCCCGCTGGGGATAACCCCTCCCCTTGTGAAGGCACACAGCTAAGCCCCACCCACAAATCTAACCAAG ACTCCAGcctgtctgcagagcagctgcaggaggagaccCCCGAGCAGCTCGACCAGCAGGAGGCGCCGGAGCCCCCAGCAGCTCCTGCTAAACAGCATCTGCCCACTGGAAAG GTGGAGAGCACCGATGATGAAGACTGTCACAGCAACAAGAGTCTGGACCTAAACTTTGGCAAAAAGCTCATCGACTTTAAGCTCACCACGTCGTCCTCAGGCTCCGCCCCTCAGGATGAACAGCCCGCCTCCTCCTCGCCACCCTCTGGCTCAGCCACGCCCGAGCCCACGGAGACCCCCgaggagaaggagaaactgACGGCCTCTCCCTCCCCAGCCTGCAGCTCGGCTCTGAGGTCGGAGTCCAAACACGTCTGTCACGTCTGCAGGAAGAGCTTCCGCTACGCCACCACACTCGCTCGCCACGAGAGAGCCCACGTCTCCGAGGAGACGCCCGCAGACGAAGCCCCGCCCATGAAGAAAGAGGAGCCAACAGAGAGCAAAGCTGCTGAAGAGGAGACGGAAGACAAGGAGCTGGACATGGAGGACGGAGGGAAGGGAGGAGACAGCGAAGGAGGAGAGACTGGAGAGtcagaggaggagaaagagaagGAGGAGAGGAGTGACGAGGAGACGTCAGAACCAAAGAGCTCAGAGGGAGGGGAGGCGGCGGGGGGGCGGGTCGACAAGAGGAAGAAGATCTGCTCTGTGTGCGGGAAAAGGTTCTGGTCCCTACAGGACCTGACCCGGCACATGAGGTCGCACACAG GGGAGCGGCCGTACAAGTGCCAGACCTGCGAGAGGACCTTCACGCTGAAGCACAGCCTGGTCCGACACCAGAGGATCCACCAGAAGCTGCGGGGCGCAGACGGCTCGTCCGCCGCCAACGATGACGCCAGCGAGGACGGGGACTCttgcacccccacccccacctccacGTGCCCCCCCTCAGAGAACGAGAGCGAGTGCGGCAGTACCGTCGTCGGGGCCAAGGAGCTGGAAGAGGAGGACGCCGCGAAGGAGGACGGCGAGGGTCAGCAGGAGGATCTGCCCGCCACGGAGGCGGACGTTCCCGCCAAGCAGCCCGATTCAGAACCTGAGCAGCACCAGGAACCAGAACCGAACTCCGCAGCGCCTTCCACTGACCAGCAAGCTACTGATTCAAACACCAGCATCGACTCGCAGGCGGCATCCCCCAAAGACCCCCCCACGCCGTCCAGCTCCCCAGCTGGAGACGCCCCTACGCCCCCCAGCACTCAAGGCTTCATCCAGGGGCTGCTGGAGATCCACAGCAAGCCCCCACTGGAGCACATAGTTCCCAACGGAAAGCCTCCTCTGGTGGGGGTAGACTGA